Proteins from a genomic interval of Mustela lutreola isolate mMusLut2 chromosome 4, mMusLut2.pri, whole genome shotgun sequence:
- the FAM180A gene encoding protein FAM180A: MCWKTLLLLLLCYNAQATVSHRWSRAVLFPAAHRPKRSSSMPLNPVLQSSLEEVELLYEFLLAELDISPDLQISIKDEELASLRKASDFRTICNDVIPKRIPDIRRLTASLSSHPGILKKEDFERTALTLAYTAYRTALSQGHQKDIWAQSLRSLFQALRHDLMRSSSPRVSP; the protein is encoded by the exons ATGTGCTGGAAAACgctgctgcttctgctgttgTGCTACAATGCCCAGGCTACTGTGTCCCATAGGTGGAGCAGGG CCGTGCTCTTTCCTGCTGCCCATCGGCCAAAGAGATCCTCATCGATGCCCTTGAACCCCGTCCTGCAGAGCTCCCTGGAGGAGGTCGAACTGCTCTATGAG tTCCTGCTAGCTGAACTTGACATCAGCCCGGACCTGCAGATCTCCATCAAGGACGAGGAGCTCGCCTCCCTGAGGAAGGCTTCTGACTTCCGCACCATCTGCAACGACGTGATCCCCAAGCGCATCCCGGACATCCGCCGGCTGACTGCCAGCCTCTCCAGCCACCCCGGCATCCTCAAGAAAGAGGACTTTGAAAGGACAGCGCTGACCCTGGCCTACACGGCCTACCGCACAGCCCTGTCCCAAGGGCATCAGAAGGACATCTGGGCCCAGTCCCTCCGTAGCCTCTTCCAGGCCCTGCGGCACGACCTGATGCGGTCCTCGAGCCCCAGAGTGTCTCCCTGA